In Musa acuminata AAA Group cultivar baxijiao chromosome BXJ2-3, Cavendish_Baxijiao_AAA, whole genome shotgun sequence, the following proteins share a genomic window:
- the LOC103976880 gene encoding probable xyloglucan endotransglucosylase/hydrolase protein 23 produces the protein MAASADPASPAHCQPIDYYLAYSNATISSAIYNAPNPIAYIVICFPLLRSLLTFLLLHTMAMRFFLLACSLVAVASAGNFYQDFDITWGDGRAKILNNGHLLTLSLDKASGSGFQSKNEYLFGKIDMQIKLVPGNSAGTVTAYYLSSQGPTHDEIDFEFLGNLSGDPYTLHTNVFTQGKGNREMQFKLWFDPTKDFHTYSILWNPRHIIFMVDGTPIRDFKNLESRGIAFPKNQPMRIYSSLWNAEDWATRGGLIKTDWTKAPFVASYRNFNANACIKASGRSSCTPAKSGWWNQELDSASHARMRWAQKNYMIYNYCNDVNRFPQGLPPECSIA, from the exons ATGGCCGCGTCCGCCGACCCCGCGTCTCCTGCACATTGCCAACCCATAGATTATTATTTAGCATACAGCAACGCCACCATCTCATCTGCTATATATAACGCCCCAAACCCCATTGCTTACATCGTCATCTGCTTCCCCCTCCTACGAAGCTTGTTAACGTTTCTGCTATTGCATACCATGGCAATGAGGTTTTTTTTGCTGGCTTGCTCCTTGGTCGCCGTTGCCTCCGCTGGTAACTTCTACCAGGACTTCGACATCACCTGGGGCGACGGCCGTGCCAAGATCCTCAACAATGGTCACCTCCTTACCCTCTCCCTCGACAAGGCCTCCGGCTCCGGCTTCCAGTCCAAGAACGAGTATCTCTTCGGCAAGATCGACATGCAGATCAAACTCGTGCCCGGGAACTCTGCCGGCACTGTCACCGCCTACTAC TTGTCTTCGCAAGGACCGACTCATGACGAGATCGACTTCGAGTTCCTCGGGAATCTCAGCGGAGACCCTTACACTCTGCACACCAATGTGTTCACCCAGGGGAAGGGGAACAGGGAGATGCAGTTCAAGCTCTGGTTTGATCCCACCAAGGATTTCCACACCTACTCCATCCTCTGGAACCCAAGACACATCAT CTTCATGGTTGATGGCACTCCCATCAGAGACTTCAAGAACCTGGAATCGAGGGGCATTGCATTTCCCAAGAACCAACCCATGAGGATCTACTCCAGCCTCTGGAACGCTGAGGACTGGGCTACCAGAGGAGGGCTCATCAAGACCGATTGGACGAAGGCACCCTTCGTCGCCTCCTACAGGAATTTTAATGCCAATGCATGCATTAAGGCTTCCGGTAGGTCCAGCTGCACGCCTGCCAAGAGTGGGTGGTGGAACCAAGAGCTGGATTCCGCGAGCCATGCGAGGATGAGATGGGCGCAGAAGAACTACATGATCTACAACTACTGCAACGACGTCAACCGGTTTCCTCAGGGCCTGCCTCCAGAGTGCTCCATAGCTTGA
- the LOC103976879 gene encoding xyloglucan endotransglucosylase protein 1, with translation MAVLFVLGLCALVAVAAAGNLYQDFDVTWGDGRAKILNNGQLLTLSLDKTSGSGFQSKNEYLFGKIDMQIKLVPGNSAGTVTAYYLSSQGPTHDEIDFEFLGNLSGDPYTLHTNVFTQGKGNREMQFKLWFDPTEDFHTYSILWNPRHVIFMVDGTPIRYFKNLESRGIAFPKNQPMRIYSSLWNADDWATRGGLVKTDWSKAPFVASYRNFNADACVRGSSKCGGSTKSGWWNQELDLTSQGRMRWVQKNYMIYNYCNDAKRFPQGLPPECAIA, from the exons ATGGCCGTGCTGTTCGTGTTGGGGCTTTGCGCCCTGGTGGCCGTCGCCGCTGCTGGTAATTTGTACCAGGACTTCGACGTCACCTGGGGCGATGGCCGCGCCAAGATCCTCAACAATGGCCAGCTCCTCACCCTCTCCCTCGACAAGACCTCTGGCTCCGGCTTCCAGTCCAAGAACGAGTACCTGTTCGGCAAGATCGACATGCAGATCAAGCTCGTCCCCGGTAACTCTGCCGGCACCGTCACCGCCTACTAC CTGTCTTCTCAGGGACCGACTCATGACGAGATCGACTTCGAGTTCCTCGGCAACCTCAGCGGCGACCCTTACACTCTGCACACCAATGTGTTCACCCAGGGGAAGGGGAACAGGGAGATGCAGTTCAAGCTCTGGTTCGATCCCACCGAGGATTTCCACACCTACTCCATCCTGTGGAACCCGAGACACGTCAT CTTCATGGTCGACGGCACTCCCATCAGATACTTCAAGAACCTGGAATCGAGGGGCATCGCCTTCCCCAAGAACCAACCCATGAGGATCTACTCCAGCCTATGGAACGCCGACGACTGGGCGACCAGGGGCGGGCTGGTGAAGACGGACTGGAGCAAGGCACCCTTCGTCGCCTCCTACAGGAACTTCAACGCCGACGCCTGCGTCCGGGGAAGCTCCAAGTGCGGCGGCTCCACCAAGAGCGGGTGGTGGAACCAGGAGCTCGACTTGACCAGCCAGGGGAGGATGAGATGGGTTCAGAAGAACTACATGATCTACAACTACTGCAACGACGCCAAGCGGTTTCCTCAGGGCCTGCCGCCGGAGTGCGCCATTGCCTGA
- the LOC135606956 gene encoding AAA-ATPase At3g50940-like: MALEWEWNSIWQLFATLVFLRTAYRDFLPPELHHFVGFLLRGLMTRFNADIKIIVDEYDGSCSNELYSAAQAYLGSHCLDDARVVRLSKRHDCPLPTASLPSYHTTHDSFQGIPLQWSSVVERASASSSSPFRSSSLSSDHRYLELSFHSRHREAVRSQYIPHVLAEAERIRLRARERRLYTNRSVVFGDDHRNPWSPAPFSHPSTFDTLAIDPVLRDEIRDDLLRFVSRRNYYSRVGRAWKRGYFLYGPPGTGKTSLVAAIANLLEFDVYDLELTAVHSNTALRRLLVSTNPKSVVVIEDVDCSLDLSDRKKKKKKKSKPDSETDEREMDPSEGGVGSWTSSVNLSGVLNFVDGLWSSCVGERLMIFTTNHPERLDPALLRPGRMDRKIHLSYCCPAAFRMLASNYLEIGEEHELMAEAEALLGEVDMTPAEIAEVFMRCDGEGKGADAAMEKVIGEMRQRRKAAAASPPERGPAALGMENGFLIGCDDDAH, encoded by the coding sequence ATGGCGTTGGAGTGGGAGTGGAACTCGATATGGCAGTTGTTTGCGACGCTGGTGTTCCTCCGGACGGCGTACAGGGACTTCCTTCCCCCGGAGCTCCACCACTtcgtcggcttcctcctccgtggCCTCATGACCCGCTTCAACGCCGACATCAAGATCATCGTCGATGAGTACGACGGCTCCTGCAGCAATGAACTCTACAGCGCCGCCCAGGCTTACCTCGGCAGCCACTGCCTCGACGACGCCCGCGTCGTCCGTCTCTCCAAGCGCCACGACTGCCCCCTCCCCACCGCCTCCCTCCCCTCCTACCACACCACCCACGACTCCTTCCAAGGCATTCCCCTCCAGTGGAGCTCCGTCGTGGAGCGCGCCTCTGCGTCCTCCTCTTCCCCCTTCCGCAGCAGCTCCCTCTCTTCGGACCACCGCTACCTCGAGCTCTCCTTCCACAGCCGCCACCGCGAGGCCGTCCGCTCCCAGTACATCCCCCACGTCCTCGCGGAGGCCGAGCGCATCCGCCTCCGGGCCCGGGAGCGCCGCCTCTACACCAACCGCTCTGTCGTCTTCGGCGACGACCACCGTAACCCCTGGTCCCCCGCGCCCTTCTCCCACCCCTCCACCTTCGACACCCTCGCCATCGACCCGGTTCTCCGCGACGAGATCCGCGACGACCTCCTCCGGTTCGTCAGCCGCCGGAACTATTACTCCCGCGTCGGCCGCGCCTGGAAGCGGGGCTACTTCCTCTACGGTCCGCCCGGGACGGGCAAGACCAGCCTCGTCGCCGCCATCGCCAACCTGCTCGAGTTCGACGTGTACGACCTAGAGCTCACCGCCGTCCACTCCAACACCGccctccgccgcctcctcgtcTCCACCAACCCCAAGTCCGTCGTCGTCATCGAGGACGTCGACTGCTCCCTCGACCTCAGTgaccggaagaagaagaagaagaagaagtccaaGCCTGATTCGGAGACCGACGAGCGCGAGATGGACCCCTCGGAAGGCGGGGTCGGCAGTTGGACGTCGTCGGTGAACCTCTCCGGCGTGCTAAACTTCGTGGACGGCCTGTGGTCGTCATGCGTGGGGGAGCGGCTCATGATCTTCACCACCAACCACCCGGAGCGGCTCGACCCAGCCCTGCTCCGGCCGGGCCGGATGGACCGGAAGATCCACCTCTCCTACTGCTGCCCGGCAGCCTTCCGGATGCTGGCAAGCAACTACCTGGAGATCGGGGAGGAGCACGAGCTgatggcggaggcggaggcgctgCTAGGGGAGGTCGACATGACCCCCGCGGAGATCGCGGAGGTGTTCATGCGGTGCGACGGAGAGGGGAAGGGCGCGGACGCAGCGATGGAGAAGGTGATAGGGGAGATGCGGCAGCGGCGGAAGGCGGCGGCGGCTTCTCCTCCGGAGCGCGGGCCCGCTGCGTTGGGTATGGAGAATGGGTTCCTCATCGGATGCGACGACGATGCGCACTAG
- the LOC135606957 gene encoding probable protein phosphatase 2C 59, translated as MGYLNSISGLQADGAPVSGGGLSQDGKFGYGYASCPGKRSSMEDFYETRIDSVDGEIVGLFGVFDGHGGAQVAEYVKQNLFSNLLRHPKFITDTKSAIADAYNHTDAEFLKSENSQNREAGSTASTAVLVGDRLLVANVGDSRAVICRGGDAIAVSRDHKPDQTDERQRIEDAGGFVMWAGTWRVGGVLAVSRAFGDRHLKQFVVADPEIHEEAVDGSLEFLILASDGLWDVVTNEEAVAMVKPLQDPEQAAKKLLQEAYQRGSSDNITCVVVRFLASLDNTTDQQ; from the exons ATGGGGTATTTGAACTCCATCAGTGGGCTTCAAGCAGACGGTGCTCCGGTCAGCGGGGGAGGACTCAG TCAAGATGGGAAGTTTGGTTATGGGTATGCAAGCTGTCCGGGGAAAAGATCTTCGATGGAAGACTTCTATGAGACGCGAATTGACAGCGTTGATGGAGAAATTGTTGGCTTGTTTGGGGTCTTTGATG GTCATGGCGGTGCCCAAGTAGCAGAGTATGTTAAACAAAACCTCTTCAGCAACTTACTCAGGCATCCAAAGTTCATTACCGATACAAAATCAGCTATAG CTGATGCATACAACCACACGGACGCAGAATTTTTGAAATCTGAGAACAGCCAGAACCGAGAGGCGGGTTCAACTGCATCAACAGCTGTCCTTGTTGGTGATCGTTTGCTCGTTGCAAATGTTGGGGACTCTAGAGCTGTCATATGTAGAGGAGGAGATG CTATAGCTGTCTCAAGGGATCACAAGCCTGACCAAACAGATGAGAGGCAAAGGATTGAGGATGCTGGGGGCTTTGTAATGTGGGCTG GGACATGGCGTGTCGGTGGTGTTCTTGCCGTTTCTCGTGCATTTGGTGATAGGCACCTGAAACAGTTTGTTGTCGCAGATCCAGAAATTCAT GAGGAAGCCGTTGATGGATCTCTCGAATTCCTCATCCTTGCAAGTGACGGATTGTGGGATGTTGTCACGAATGAG GAGGCGGTAGCCATGGTCAAACCCCTACAAGATCCAGAACAAGCAGCAAAGAAACTGTTACAGGAGGCCTATCAAAGGGGCAGTTCTGACAACATCACTTGTGTCGTCGTTCGTTTCTTGGCTAGCCTTGATAACACAACCGACCAGCAATAG